From a single Spongiibacter taiwanensis genomic region:
- a CDS encoding DNA adenine methylase, which produces MEELARVKSPVMRYHGGKFRLAPWVMSFFPKHHTYVEPFAGAAGVLLQKPRSISEVYNDLDGEVVNVFRVLQQPDTAAALERLLALTPYARDEFNLSYEPSECPVEQARRTLIRAHQGFGSAGATKHKTGFRIDSARAYGTSAHIWAKYPRCISQFVERLQAVVIENKPALDVIDNHDRPDTLFFVDPPYVHSTRKMRAGGGVLQPRNE; this is translated from the coding sequence ATGGAAGAGTTAGCGCGAGTAAAAAGCCCGGTAATGCGCTATCACGGCGGCAAGTTTCGGCTTGCCCCCTGGGTAATGTCATTTTTCCCCAAACACCACACCTATGTGGAGCCATTTGCCGGTGCGGCGGGAGTGCTTTTGCAGAAGCCCCGGTCAATCAGTGAGGTTTATAACGACTTGGACGGTGAGGTGGTGAACGTATTCCGGGTGCTTCAGCAACCCGACACCGCCGCAGCGTTGGAGCGGCTACTGGCCCTAACCCCGTACGCCAGGGATGAGTTTAATCTCAGCTATGAGCCTTCCGAATGCCCCGTAGAACAGGCCAGAAGAACGCTGATTCGTGCCCATCAGGGCTTTGGGTCTGCGGGCGCCACCAAGCATAAAACCGGTTTCCGGATTGATTCTGCCCGGGCCTATGGCACCTCCGCGCATATTTGGGCGAAGTATCCTCGATGCATTTCCCAGTTCGTTGAGCGCCTGCAGGCGGTGGTGATTGAAAACAAGCCCGCGCTGGACGTGATCGACAATCACGACCGCCCTGACACGTTGTTTTTTGTTGACCCGCCTTATGTTCACTCCACCCGGAAAATGCGGGCGGGGGGGGGGGTACTACAACCACGAAATGAGTGA
- a CDS encoding BRCT domain-containing protein, which yields MHYVYCSAAGKISLFSIDEPQVFFRNGREYLQFFDEASGRYKTPRLDRVLFSSDSAEEAQAALVQFQKDTPSPTARPSSANRIDAFEVCFTGFSAGDKARLVAAAVEGGMQVRSSVTTALDLLVTGNNAGPAKLLKAHNQGVSITYEAGFLHLLQTGELLDDV from the coding sequence ATGCACTATGTTTACTGCTCTGCGGCTGGCAAGATTTCTCTGTTCTCAATCGATGAGCCCCAGGTCTTTTTCAGAAATGGCCGCGAGTACCTTCAGTTCTTTGATGAGGCCAGCGGTCGTTATAAAACCCCGCGCCTCGATCGGGTGTTGTTCTCCAGTGACTCAGCTGAAGAAGCGCAAGCCGCGTTAGTTCAATTTCAAAAAGACACCCCTTCCCCAACGGCAAGACCTTCCAGCGCCAATCGTATCGATGCCTTTGAGGTCTGCTTTACCGGATTTTCAGCTGGGGACAAAGCCAGGTTGGTTGCTGCCGCCGTGGAAGGCGGAATGCAGGTAAGATCTAGCGTCACAACGGCTTTAGATTTACTGGTGACCGGTAACAACGCCGGGCCAGCCAAGTTGCTGAAGGCTCACAACCAGGGTGTTTCGATCACTTACGAAGCGGGCTTTCTCCACCTTCTCCAAACTGGCGAGCTGTTGGACGACGTTTAG
- a CDS encoding Arm DNA-binding domain-containing protein, giving the protein MAKGWEVHGGMLRVYFYYKGDKCREPLNLPPTDQNKAYAEGLVATIKHEIRQGIFDYASRFPNSPRLKQNTFGHYLDIFYEIKARKVAALTIENYQRWGRGYIRPQWGHRLVEDIDTIDIEKWISAALHELASKSIKEILQIMSQVFDLYGTRHRVHYNPTKPIRVALPDSEDPDVFNRKEINLILNTPTERESERNMAEFWLWSGPRTAELIAMSWDYIDLDAGIARYEMGVVEGQYKATKTRRSKRTVELLKPAVDALRRQKAITGDLDPITVEMTDRDNRTIRKVKFRPVWISTGTGEPFIHIKSYREHWWTKHLEAAGVRYRGPSQCRHTFISQMLTVGMPINWIIAQVGHTSEAMIRKHYGKFIQEDQPVNFSQLANTKLGFTGQEE; this is encoded by the coding sequence ATGGCGAAGGGTTGGGAAGTCCACGGTGGGATGCTGCGGGTCTATTTCTATTACAAGGGGGATAAATGCCGGGAGCCGCTGAACCTGCCGCCAACGGATCAAAACAAGGCCTACGCTGAAGGCCTGGTGGCCACCATCAAGCACGAGATCCGGCAGGGCATTTTCGACTATGCCAGCCGATTTCCCAATTCGCCGCGGTTGAAGCAAAACACGTTCGGCCACTACTTGGATATATTCTATGAGATCAAAGCCCGCAAAGTGGCGGCGTTGACGATCGAGAATTACCAGCGCTGGGGCAGGGGTTATATTCGCCCCCAGTGGGGCCACCGGCTGGTGGAGGATATCGACACCATCGACATTGAGAAATGGATCAGCGCAGCATTACATGAGCTGGCCAGTAAGAGTATCAAAGAGATCCTGCAGATCATGTCTCAGGTGTTTGACCTGTACGGCACGCGGCACCGCGTTCACTACAACCCTACCAAGCCGATCCGCGTGGCGCTGCCAGACTCGGAAGACCCGGACGTGTTCAACCGGAAGGAAATCAACCTGATTCTCAACACGCCCACAGAGCGGGAGTCTGAACGGAATATGGCAGAGTTTTGGTTGTGGTCCGGCCCGCGCACCGCAGAACTGATTGCCATGAGCTGGGATTATATCGACCTCGATGCCGGAATCGCCCGCTATGAAATGGGTGTGGTGGAAGGGCAGTACAAGGCGACCAAGACCCGCCGATCAAAGCGCACGGTCGAGCTGCTGAAACCGGCCGTCGACGCGTTGCGCCGGCAGAAAGCCATCACCGGCGACCTGGACCCGATCACTGTTGAGATGACCGATCGGGATAACCGCACTATCCGCAAGGTGAAATTCCGTCCGGTATGGATAAGCACCGGTACCGGCGAACCATTCATCCACATCAAGAGCTACCGGGAACACTGGTGGACCAAACACCTGGAAGCGGCCGGGGTTCGCTACCGGGGCCCCAGCCAGTGCCGTCACACCTTCATCAGTCAAATGTTAACGGTGGGCATGCCCATCAACTGGATTATTGCGCAGGTAGGCCACACGTCAGAAGCCATGATCCGGAAGCACTATGGCAAATTCATTCAGGAAGACCAGCCGGTCAATTTCTCACAGCTGGCAAATACCAAACTGGGGTTTACTGGGCAGGAAGAATAA